The Thunnus thynnus chromosome 13, fThuThy2.1, whole genome shotgun sequence genome segment CCTAATCTCCAGCAGCCCTACAGTCAACCTGCCCAACCAAATTAtaacaagacaaaaagaaaaatacatctcTTATCGGAAAGACACCACAAAAACTCAAAGTAAAATGGAGTGTTACTTGGCCCTAAACTGACAGTACACAGTGGCAGAATATCTGACCAGTGTGACCAGTGTGATGAGACAGACGCTGACTCAGTGGACGCAGTCAGGACAGACTGTGTACACAGAGAACAGTGCAGACACAGTTACAGGTTTTTGCTACACTACAACAAATATGCAGAAATTAGAACATTATTCTTCACCAAAATTCAACACAAATATCAAGAATTTGCAACATAATCAGAAAGGAACCAATTTAAATATCTATTAggtgaaaaacaaaagtgcTGCATTTTGGCAGCTTAATATCTGACCTCTtgccacaacctgagggacaCCGAGTGAAACGCCACTAGATTACATACTGGTTGTTCTTTGTGTTCATAttgactgttgtttgtttgcttgcttgttGATTGATGGTCATATTTGAGTTACAATGCCCTATTTATTCGGGTTTGTGATTGTACATATAGGCATacatttgtaattattattattgttgtaacTGTTGTCTTTATTAATTATGTATAACTAATGTggttattactattattattgttaatatttgtttAGTTTGCCCATATAAGAACtttttcatgccaataaagctcaTTAAATTGAAGACTGAATTGAAATTGATGAAGCATCTGTTAGCTACACTGACTAAGTGAATCTCAATTGTTCAAAGTGCTCAGATTCTCTGATACTGGTGCAGATTATGTCTGAATACAGAGTTTAGCGATTTAACGTTACCACCTGTGTGACGTCAGTACCACGGAAGCGGTAGCCTCCATGGATATAATCACCTTGACGTCACGCTAACTACAACAGTCACTTCCGGGTAAACAACTGGCGGCAGATCATcaaacttgtttatttctgttacCATTTTCAGCTGTAACTGTAACGTTCAAAGATATATCATTAAAcacggtggtccgacctatctgacGTTTCTGCTGGGCTTGTTTTATGTGCTGCGTCTTtgctttgtcttgttttgaGGGGGATCGGCGGTAAAACCCGGAACGGACTTTTgacttgtctttcttttatgttcattaaactggattgaactgaagtGATTCGGGGTTGTGGGGGAAACAAAACGGATTCTCTaccgagtggattgaactctgagactgtgggacaagttacacacacacacacacacacacacacacacacacacacacacacacacacacactgacaaacccGAACCCGCCTCCTCTCTATCTCGTTACTCGACACCACCATACACAACAAGACTGAGCAATTTTCTCTTCAGTTGAGAATTTATCACAGTAGTTCCTCGCCCCCGTTTGCTTCGCGCCATTAAATTGTATGCACGTAACGCAGGGGCTTTCGACCCGGAAGTGACCCAAGTAtacccatggatgtattataagagctcttGTTATACATCCATGAATATACCGGGCTGCAGCGTTTAATCCCACCCACTGTGGGTTTGACTGTTGAATTCGGGCGGGTTAAACATTGATTGTGATTGGATGCTGGAATTTGGGCGGGTGAATGCTCAAATTACTGTAAAGAAACATTGTGATTGGTCCATGGTAACAGACCGTTTTGGCGCGGCAGGTTAACTTCTTCCCGCCACTGAGAGCAACTTAAACAGTCAACAGCTTATAGATCTCAAAGAAGGAAACAGTCCGGCTGTGGTTGAAGAAAAAGGACAAAGTgagtattaatatttttaaaaacatgatgtttattacttttgaaaaatgaatctACTGTGAGGGGAGATCCTTAATCACATTAACTCCTAGACAAACACTAAACTAACCAGGTTGGAACAAAGCTAGGTGAATAGCCCGACAGATTAGCTTCATGTTCTGGCTGTTTGTGTTCCTGTTTTaacatgactgaaatgattataGTTATGATCTGTTTTATTAGATTAATGTGTCCTGTACAGTAACTGAAAGGTAACCATGGTTCATTGTTTGTGTGTAGTTATCTGGAAAGGACTGTTTGTCCCATAGAtgactgtctgctgtgtgtttatcagtatgttttattatgtgaaCCTACTGCTCTGAAGTCTGTTTTCTGACTATTTGCTCTGGTGAAATCAGAAATCAGTGTTAACAAAGTGCTTttagtgatgaaaaaaaaatctaattatgtTTGGATGCAATGTACACAATACCAGAGATATATGTAATAAATGGCTGCTTACCCAATAAATATCAAACTAAAAATAGCTATTTTAAGATAGTGACAGACCAGAATAAACTCTCTGTTAACTCTGTACTGCAGCACTTTGGCTACAAGGTTAAAGTGCCAACTTTAATTTGAGGCTAttcacatgtttcactgtgtgtTAGATGCCAAAGATTTCAGAGAAAGACTGGAAATCAGACCTGACGTCCATACTCCAGGAGCTGAAGGAGGATCAGTACAATATACTGCTGGAAAACTTGTCAGAAATCCCTCAAGGTCGGAGGAAGTCCAGAGAAGAGATGCCTCAAATAATCATTGAGCACTACGGAATAAAAGAGTCCATTTCAGAAATCAAAGAAGCAATGGAGAAGATACCGAGGAGGGACCCTGCAGTCCAGGACCTGCTGCGCCCCTTTGTGGAGAAACTGAAGAACAAAcgtgaaaaagacaaaatgggTGAGTTAATATAATTAaggtttttaatttttgtttttggctaATAAGTATTCATCTCTGTTGGATGTtagtgtttcatttttaactacATTGAATCAGAGAGGATGTCAGAGTGAAAACTAATATCTTTAACATTGTTGAAATATTCACCTCTTCAGGTTTTATTTAGATGAGACACATCTGAGGAACCAGAGAcatatagagctgcaatgattagttgattagctGATCAGGAGAAAACTAATCAACTATATTAATAATCTATTAATGGTTTCAGTcacttttcaaatgtaaaagtcAAACATTCTTTGGTTTCAGCCAAAACTATGAGGAGTTGCTGCTCATCTTCGTAATAAAGAATATTAACACAAATATTGTTGGGTTTTAAGTTGttggttggaaaaaaacaaggaatCTGAAGACATAATTGTAACAGGgattaatattttctgacatttcattgaCTAAATGATGAATGGAGAAAGTTATCGGCAGATTAAACCAGTTTTTTTCCCTAAAGACATTTTTTCtacctttaaataaaaaactattgataataatgaatgaattaaaaaaaacaaaaacattttgacattattttAGACTGTAATCAGGGATaactaaatgtgatttcagctCAACTTTAAGTGCAATAAAATGTCTTCAACTTTTAATAGGTTGTCTATTAAAGACATGTCAACACAGTAAAAGTAGAACAGGCTTCACTGTGTctgaaaaaatgccaaatgagAGAATCCCAAAAGACTTCATCTGGGAAATGGGGGACAGACAACCAAAGAATggaggatgatgatgttggCTGAGTTTTCATAGAGGAATTTAAGAAGCGTGATTTGAAATTAAACAATgtgtttaaatttacattttcaaattaaattttcagggaaaaagaggaaatatgcTGGTGATCCAGAGCATGAGGAGCAAAAGTCTTCAGCAGGTaggttaacacacacagaccagcTGTGAGATGAAGCACAGCCGGTTTACTTTGATTTAATTACCTGATTTCTTTTGTCCTCTACTTCTGGTTTGTCATGTTGGCAGATCTGGGTAGACCCTGGGTAGATACTGTAATTGCCCAGCTATTATCATCAAAGGAAAACTCAGGTTTATCTCAAcctgggtcttattttcatagtgtGATCCATCACTTCTATCATCTTTAATAACATACTGCCCAACAAGTAAATATCCGAGATCTGTAAATGGCTCAGCGCCCCTGCatagtgatttttcttttcatggcaCTGATGTCCAAACCCACCCACATGATACTTTTACACATGCAACCATTTCAGCTCAAAATGACACCgttcattttttaatgtcataatAGTCAGATATTAGATTCCTTAGTGTGGCCTTGATGTAAACTGACTTTACGAATGTAAAAACCCCATGTAAAACATGGAAGGCAGTTATATAATGTAGTGTACTTTCGTAtttaaatagaaatataataCACTAGaccaataacaataaaacaaatgtgaataaatgGACAGAATAATGCCAAGAAAAACTCAGTCCACTGGTTTGTCATGTGAAGTTTTCTGGTTAATGAAATGAGAGCAAAACAATCTAAAGCtccacagcacagaggaaacactcactgatgtttgtttcttcttttaaagaTCAACTGAAGAACAGCCGACCTGACACGGTAAGAGTTATGAAATAAACTTCATGATTTATGGTACATCATGAAGTatcttatttattaaaatatgtctAATACAGCATTCCCACTGGCTCTGTTCTAGAGATGTACCGATGTGGAATATCAGGGCTGGAAATAATAACTGATAATTATCTGTTTGTTGAAACCAATATTGTTAGATGATAAAAATCGCAATATTAATCTTTCGgttgcaaaaatgtgaaaaggaCAATAAAGGCTATATTTATGGATTGATTAGTTTATTTTCCCACTTGGAGTAAAGAGTAAAGAATACATCAAATTATTTTGAACCTGTGTGTAAAAATTAGAGAAGCAACAAATAATTATTAACCTGccaattattttgttgattgatGAGTAATTTAAATTGTAACatgtctgaaaatagtgaaagaagaaatgtccatcacagtttcccagaacCCAAACTGATGTCTTAcattgtccaaccaacagttcagtttactgtgatacaacacagagaaaaacagcaaattctcacatttgaggaaTCAAAACCAGAGAATAAGTAGTTTTGCTTTAAATTTACTTTctttcaatcaactaattgattaattaactgATTGTTGCCCTCGTAAgtatataacatttatttttttaaatataaacatcaattaataaactttatttaatctCGATTCATTGAGGTTGCCCTCATTTACACTGACAATAAATGACAATAAGATAGTAAAACACTCACACAATACATAAATAGATGTCAGACTAGTAAATCAGGATCAGGGTTTTAAATTGTCCAGTAGATACAAGTGTATTAAGCCTCAGGTTGTGCTGAAGTTTATTTCAGGTGTTTGGGGAAAGGAACTAACTTTCCCATTTCAGAATAGACACGTAGAACCTGGAGCATTAACCAGTCATTAGAACGTGTATGATAAGGACCACACAGCAACGATGTAACGTAGGATAGTGGTTTCCCAAGAAGAAAATTATAGATAAACACATATCAATGCTTATTGCATCTTTCAGACAGAGAAGACCAGCCGGCCTTCTTATATAGGACACAATGATGAGTATGATAACTATCACCTGTAATAAATCTGAGGGTTGAGTGGTATACAGAGTCCAGCAGCTCAAGTGTGGAGGCAGAGGCATGACTGTAGATTACATCTCCATAATCCAGAACTTACATATTAATACCCCTGAGTTCAGGATGattcatgaaaaatatttactaAACATttaacaggaagagaaaagagaaggattTTGATATAAACATACTCAAGAATTACTTTTTGGAAAAACGTAGTACTGTATgtaacaagagataaatgaataattaacacagggacacaggattaGAGCTCCACGTAGAGCAGACGTAATTATCGTCTGCAATTCAACGGTTGGAACAATAACAGTCATTTAATTTGCTTATCAATTGGCCACCGATGTTTCATGTATTCCTACTCTGATCAAATGGAAATTATGAACTGAAAATATAATCACAAGTAGAatgtcagcaaaatgttttaaaatatcaaagctGTTTATCATATTAGCTTCTGCATTATTAGTAACTGAGCattaatgaaatgtttgttttccaggAGAGAAACAACCAGCCATGGGTACGTTTTCTTTCACTGCTCACAACTTTTGACTTCATACTGATTCATTCAgacatttatgtttgtatttatgttgcTTACATGGAgattttttctctcctttataGAGAAAAACCATCCGTGATCTGAAAGCCAGCAGTCAACTTCTTGACACAGAGGCCATTGTTGGGAAAGTTATGCAGAAATCAGGGCTGCACACATATAAAAAACAGGATGATAAGGAAAACGCTTTCTTTTATGTGTCAGTTGCTGATGACACAGGATTCATTGAAGTGATGGTTTATGGAAAACATCGCTATCAAGAAATCAATGAAGAGAGCTCCTACTTGTTCAGAAAGCTAATTATAGACAAGAATGGTGTGAAAGTTATCAAAAAGAGCAAAGTGCCAGAAACACATGCTGTTGAAGTTCCAGCAGAGCTAGAGAAGGAAGCTCGGAAGCTCATTTGTATCCAGAGTCCAGTTTGCTCAGTCGCAAAAGCCAAAACATATCCTGAGAAGTATGGAGTGAGTGTTGAAGGAACTGTTACAGAGGTGAGTTTAAATTAGAGAACTTACTAGTCACCAGGATGCTTAACTGCTCTGtacttaaaggatcattctaatgattttctacatttatctTCTTGTCACCAAATCTTGTAaaatttgtaaaacaaaacaaaaaccaaatatacagtatatgtgggCTTTTTCCAGTCTTGTTTCTGCTGTTGGTTTGTTCAGATTTATCCCGTTAAAGAAACTGAGGTGACGTCCCAACAGAGGACGACAAAGATGCAAGAATTCCACCTAGAAGATGACAAAGACTCCATCAGCATCTGCATGTGGGGAGGAAACACCGAGCAAAGCAAAGAAATATCAGTTGGAGACGTCATCAAAGTGACCAACGTGAAGACCAGTCACTACTATGATACCGTGTCGCTGAACTCTACTGGATTCACCAGAATTTTTATGGTAGTTTCTATCCACCTGCTTTAAGAGATCTGATGTTTATGtaatattcttgtttttctttccaagTCACAAGTCAGATATACTTGTTTGGTCTTCAGTAGAATTAGAAGGTTCTGGACATAATATTACAATGTATCCCTGTAAAGTCCATAAGCTGTTAACTactgcatgtttttaatgtatttctcAGCATGTTCTACCTTTAACTACGAATATTGATGTGTCTTTGTGCAGATTGAAAGGGCTCCTGTCCAGACAGTCAGAATTCAGATTCAGGCGATTGAAAGCACCGATACGACGCAGACACAGACGTTCCTGGACGCAGTGATCAACGGgcagataaaaacatttgttgtaGCTTCTCAACTTCTGGCGAGCGAGTTTGACTCGattgattttagaaaaagtcTTCTTGATAAAATACCATTCTTAGCAGATGCAGAAATACAAGgaagtaaaattaataaaatgaagtaCATCACAAAAATCtgataaacataaacaaaacataaaacactaaTTAGCAGTTGGGCCAGTACCACGAGCAGGTATGCTGACTATTATCTGATGGTTATGGTAACTTGAAGTATGGTTTTTAATCAGCTTTGATTGAGCACTTTGGTGATTTGTTCTCTTATTACATCCATGATCTGAACTAAGAGGGATATAATAGTTTCATAATAGTTTGTATAATTTTACTGTACAGAAATACATTTCCTTCACCTGTTCTctcattttgttgttgatgttttaatgttttttgtcgTGTTGTAAAAAACCTGTTGgtacatttttatgaatgttttcaaaatgtcagtatCGATTTCTGTCTCCTGTACATAAACATCTTTACTGTATTATCATATGTTAATAAAGTGTGGAAGCACACAGAATtcagcaaagaaaataaattggtaatgtttattgtatttatgcGACTCTCAAAGTTCTGAAATGTTTATCTTGGaatgaagagaaatgaaaatgtgattaaCAGTTATTGTGAGAAGATGtaatttggtttgtttgtggCTGGTTGTTAAAACTACAAGTGGAGAAATGTCACTGACTTTTTAAAGTGGTTATTGAAAGAAAGCAGACATAAAACTGACTAAAAGATGCCCGCCCCTCCCCCCATATTTATACTATTACTTCACTACATCTTAAAGAGAAATAGATAGATATCAAAGTTCAATTATGTTAATATGATCACTtcataaaattatttattaattagtAAAAAGCTGCTCCACTTCATAAACTACAGCTTataaattaaaacttttaaGCAACTTTATAAGATATAGCTGCTTAAATGTTAATGCATCAATGATTATGAGAATCCtgcaatatataatatataataatgctCAAAAAGTAGCCATTCTGCATAACAAGTACTTTTAGTTTTGagactgtaaatacattttgttgctaaca includes the following:
- the LOC137196156 gene encoding uncharacterized protein, with translation MPKISEKDWKSDLTSILQELKEDQYNILLENLSEIPQGRRKSREEMPQIIIEHYGIKESISEIKEAMEKIPRRDPAVQDLLRPFVEKLKNKREKDKMGKKRKYAGDPEHEEQKSSADQLKNSRPDTERNNQPWRKTIRDLKASSQLLDTEAIVGKVMQKSGLHTYKKQDDKENAFFYVSVADDTGFIEVMVYGKHRYQEINEESSYLFRKLIIDKNGVKVIKKSKVPETHAVEVPAELEKEARKLICIQSPVCSVAKAKTYPEKYGVSVEGTVTEIYPVKETEVTSQQRTTKMQEFHLEDDKDSISICMWGGNTEQSKEISVGDVIKVTNVKTSHYYDTVSLNSTGFTRIFMIERAPVQTVRIQIQAIESTDTTQTQTFLDAVINGQIKTFVVASQLLASEFDSIDFRKSLLDKIPFLADAEIQGSKINKMKYITKI